Below is a window of Pseudomonas eucalypticola DNA.
GTGCAGGCTGCCAGCATCAACAGGTTCAGGAACACCGCGCAGAGCAGCACGGTGTTGAGGCGCAGCGAGGTGGTGGCCAGCTTGCGAATCAAGCGGTAATTGTATTCCGGCATGGGGTTACATCCGTTCAGAGGGAAGGGGCTGCCGACCCTGTACGGATTTTCAAGCGCGGGGGCGGTTGGACGGTCTGACTGGGCACGTGGGGAGGGCCAGCCCGCCGTCAACGAATGGCCATTGGAGTTTATGCGGCTTTTGCGACCGGCGCCTGCTTCCCGGGTGAGGCGATTTTCAGGTGCGATTATATCGCGGGTTGCGCCGCAGGCATCCAAACACCGCAAACCGCTGTCTTACCACACCCACCTGCGGCTAGAATGCGTCCCCCGATGACGGACGCCCGCATGCTCTCACGTCGACACCTCAGCCACTGGCTGGCCTGCATGGCCGTGCTGGTCAACCTGCTGGCCATGCCCCTGCATGCCCGGCAGATGCAGCTGATGGAGGGGATGCCCACGGCAATGATGGGCGATAACTGTGCCATGCACGGCATGCCCGCGATGCACGATGAGGGTCGCCGGCTCATCGATGTGCTGGACCCGCACCCGCACAAGATGCAACACGGCGACTGCTGTTGCTGCGGTGCCTCGGGCATGGCCGGGCCGCCGCCCAGCCACTGGCGCGCGCCACCGCCCCATTACCTGGCCCAAGCCCCCCTCACCCACCCCACGGTGCCCGCGCTGGCGCCGCGTTTTCGCTGGACCAGCCTCAACCCCCGCGCTTCCCCGCTGTCCTGAGCGGTACCGACCTTCATTCAGCCATGTGACGCCAGCCCGGTGCGGGCCTGCGCGCACGTGTGCGACTCATCAATTGGCTCACCAGGAACTGTGAACCATGGCTTTACAGCGCAACCGTAAAAAAGCGCGGCGTTCGCCTGCCCGTCCGTTTCATGCGTCGATGCTGGCCTGCGGCGCCCTCGCCGCCCTGCCCGCTGCCCACGCCTTCGCCGGCACCGCCCAGGACTCGACGCTGACGCTGGGCACCGTTACCGTCAACAGCGCGCCGGGGGGCCCCCTGTCCACCACCAGCGTGCTCAGTTCAGTGGACATTCTGGGCGGCGACGTGGTCGAGAAAATGCCGGTCACCTATAGCTGGGAGCTCTTCAGCCGGCTACCCGGCGTGGAGCTCACCGAGTTCAACCAGGGCACCACCTCCGGCAAGCTTTCCTTTCGCGGTTTCAATGGCGAGGGTGAAGTGAATGCCGTGAAGCTGCTGATCGATGGTATCCCCAGCAACAGCAACGACGGCAACATGCCGTTCATGGACATGGTGTTCCCGCTGGACATCGACACCATCGAAGTGGTGCGCGGCACCAGCGACCCACGCTATGGGCTGAACAACATCGCCGGCAACGTCAACATCAACACCCGCATCGGTGGCGACTACACCAAGGCGCGGGTGCGCTACGGCAGCTACGGCACCCGCGAGACCCAGCTGGCCAAGGGCATCGAGAGCGCCAACTGGACCCAGAACTATTTCCTCGCCTACCAGAAGTCCGACGGCTACCGCGATCACGCTGATCAGGACCGCGTGTCAGTGGCCGGCAAGTGGTTCTACACCCCGGACGACCAGGCGTATCGCATCGGTCTGATCTTGCGACATTACGAAGGTCAGGCCGACGAGCCCGGCTACCTCACCGGCGCCAACGCCCATAGCCACCCAACCATGACCAACAGCTACAACGACACCGACCAGGGCACGCGACGCATGAACAGCGCCAGCGTGCACTTCGACACGGACCTTGCCGACGACCTGTCGCTAGCCGCCAAGACCTACCTCAACACCTTCGACGACCGCCGCTGGACCCGCTACTGGAGCGCCAGTACCCAACAGGAACGCGACGCCTATGAAACCCAGTACGGCGCCATGAGCACCCTGACCTGGCGCCCCCAGGTGGACTGGTTGCATGCGCTGGCACTGGAAGGTGGCCTGGACACCCAGCGCCAGCAGAACATCAGCGAGCGCTACAGCACCGTGGAGCGGGTGCGCACGGCCCAGACCCGTGACCAGCACTTCGACTTCAACACCGTGGGTGGCTATGTGCAGGCGGTGATCGAACCCACCGACACCCTCAAAGTCATTCCGGCGTATCGGGTGGACAAGCTCAGCGGTGACTTCACCAACCACATGACCGGGGTGCACTACGACATGAACGACTACGGGCTGATCAAACAGCCCAAGTTGAGCGTGGTCTACTCGCCCTGGTCGGTGGCCAGCCTGTACGCCAACTGGGGCCGTACCTTCCAGGTGGGCACGGGATCGTCCAGCTACAAGATCCCGCCGCAAACCGATGACCTGGCGCCGTCGATCAACGACGGCTGGGAAACCGGGGTCAAGTTCACTCCGGCCAGCTGGATCGACGGCCGCCTGGCCTACTGGCAACAGAAGGCCTCGGGTGAAGTCAGCCGCCGGCTCAACGACCCCACCGGCGCCTCCGACAACGTCGGCCAGACCCGGCGCTGGGGCTACGACCTGCAAGTCAACCTGCACGCCGGCGCGCGCACGGAGGCCTGGCTGGCCTACTCCTGGCAGTACTCGAAAATCCTCAAGGCCGGCGCCACCTACCCCGACAGCGAAGGCAACGAGATCGACCACATTCCCCACCACGTGTACAACGCCGGCGCCAGCTACCAGCTGACACCGACCGTGCAACTGACGGGGTGGATGAATGGGCAGAGCGACTATTACCTGGAGAAGAACAACGTGGAGGGCAAGTATGGCGCCTACGTGCTGTTCAACCTGGGCGCCACCTGGAAAGTCAGTGAGCACGTGAGCCTGGACCTGCAGCTCAAGAACCTCGCCAACCGTTACTACGAGTATGTGTGGTACGACGCGGACGGCGCCCTGGCACCGCTGCATTCGCCGGGCGATGGCCGGGCGCTGTACACCGGCATCAGCCTGGACTTCTAGCGGTCCGCTGCGGGGTCGGGCAGGTGCTACGCTGGTGCTGTGATTCATCGGAGCCCGGCCATGCACCCCACCGACCTCGCCAGCGCCTACCGGCACTACATCGCCTGCCTGAACCAGCAGGACTGGCCCCACCTGGGCCGCTTCGTGGCTCCGCAAGTCCGGCACAACGGCAAGCCTCTAGGCCTGGCGGGTTACCAGGCCATGCTGGAGGGCAATTACCGGGACATACCGGACCTGCGCTTCCACATCGAACAACTGGCCTGCGACCCGCCCTGGGTCGCCAGCCGCCTGATCTTTCGCTGCACCCCGGCAGGCTCGTTCCTGGGACTGCCGGTAAACGGCAAGCACGTCGTTTTCAGCGAAAATGTCTTCTACCGGTTTGATGACGGCCGGATCGTGGAGGTGTGGTCCGTGGTCGACCGCGCCGCCATCGAACAGCAGCTCTAGCCGCGCGCCGCTTCACCCACCGGGCTTTTTGAAGATTCTTAACGGAGTACCAGGGAAGTGGGGGGTGCCTACGAAGTTCTGTAGTGAACACACAAGGCGGAACAGGCGATTTCCCAGGCATAACTGGCCCGAAACAGATGTGGGACCGGGCTCCGCCCGGGAAGCGCCGCGCGGGCGGCGCTCGATTTCAAAGGCGCAGTAATAACCAGGACATGTGCCTGGTGGCCTTGGCGCGATTGCAAGACGAGCCGACAGAATGCTCATCAGCGTTCCTGCCTGGGGATTGCACCAGGGCTACCAGCCGCCCGGCGATGTTGTTGTGCCGCTCTCAAGATCGAGCGCCGCCTGCGCGGCGCTTTCCGGGCAAACACCGCCCCTTATCTGGAAACCGGCATGCTGAACTCGGCGCCCTTTTCGATGCTCTCCGACCAGCGCTGCATGATCGATTTCTGCTTGGTGTAAAAGCGCACGCCCTCGGTGCCGTAGGCATGCATGTCGCCGAACAGGCTTTTCTTCCAACCGCCGAAGCCATGCCAGGCCATGGGCACCGGAATCGGCACGTTGATGCCGACCATGCCCACCTCGATGCGCCGCGAGAACTCTCGGGCCACGTTGCCGTCGCGGGTAAAGCAACTGACGCCGTTGCCGAACTCATGCTCATTGACCAGCGTCAGCGCCTCGGTGAAGTCACTGACCCGCACGCACGCCAGCACCGGGCCGAAGATTTCCTCGCGGTAAATGCTCATGTCGGCGGTGACGTGGTCGAACAGCGTCGCCCCCAGCCAGAAGCCATCGCGCAGGTCGGCTTCGGCGGGCGTGTAGTCGCGGCCATCGAGCAGCAGTTGCGCCCCGGCCTCGACGCCTTGGGCGATGTAGCCATTGATGCGTTGCAATGCGGCGCGCGAGACGATAGGCCCCATTTCCGCTTTCAGGTCACGGCCATCGGTGATGCGCAGTTCGCTCGCGCGGCGCACCAGGGCGGGAACGATCTTGTCCGCCACATCGCCCACCAGCACCGCCACGGAGATGGCCATGCAACGCTCGCCTGCACTGCCGTAGGCCGCACCGATCAAGGCGTCGACGGTGCGCTCGATATCGGCATCGGGCATCACCACCATGTGGTTCTTCGCTCCGCCCAGGCCCTGCACGCGCTTGCCGTGGCGAGCGCCGGTCTCATAGATATGCTGGGCGATGGGGGTGGAGCCGACGAAGCTGATGGCCTTCACATCAGGGTGCTCCAGCAGCGCATCGACCGCTACCTTGTCGCCCTGCACCACGTTGAACACGCCCGCTGGCAAGCCGGCCTCGCGCAGCAGCTCTGCCATGAACAGCGAGGCGCTCGGGTCGGTAGGGCTGGGCTTGAGGATGAAGGTGTTGCCGGCGGCGATGGCCAGTGGGTACATCCACATCGGCACCATTACCGGGAAGTTGAACGGTGTGATGCCCGCCACCACGCCCAGGGGCTGGCGCAGGGTCCAGTTGTCCATGCCGCGGGAGACCTGGTCGGTGTGCTCGCCCTTGAGCAGGTGGGGAATGCCGCACGCGAATTCAAGAATATCGATGCCGCGGTCCACTTCGCCCTGGGCGTCGGTGAACACCTTGCCGTGCTCGGCGGTAATGATGCGCGCCAGTTCGTCCTTGCGTTCGCGCAGCAGGTGCAGGTACTCGAACAGCACCCGCGCGCGGCGAATGGGTGGGGTATCGCTCCAGCCGCTGAAGGCCACCTTGGCGGCAGCCACGGCTTCGGCCACGGTCTGCTGGCTGGCCAGGGCAACGCGCCCGGTCACTTGCCCGGTGGCCGGGTTGAACACGTCCTGGTAGCGGTCGTCGCGTGAAACGCGCTGGTCGTTGATGTAATGCTCGATGGTAGTGGTCATGGCGAATTCCCTGATGGCAATCGAATGGGGCGTGTGGGCACCACCTTAGGCTTTCGCTTTGTTCCTATCCAGAGCAGAATACAAAACTGATTGTCTTGCACAGCGAACAATAAGCCGATGGAAAAATCCGAGATCGAAGGTTTGTGGAGCCACATCCACTGGCTCTCCGTGCTGGAGGAACAAGGCACTTACACGGCGGCGGCCATACGCCTGGGGGTCAGCAAATCCGCAGTCAGCCAGCGTATCTCGGACTTGGAGAAGGCCACCGGCACGCGCCTGGTGACCCGTACCACCCGCAGTGTGCGCCTGACCGATGCCGGCCAGTCGCTGACCCGCGAGGTACGCAGCGCCTATGAACACATTGCCCGCAGTTTTTCCTCGGTGCGCGACTCGGCCGGGGAAATACGGGGGCTGGTACGCTTGACCGCGCCCGTGGCTTTCGCCCGCCAGCACCTGGTGCCGCACTTGTCCGAATTCCTGCAGGTGTACCCTGCAGTGCGCGTGCAGCTGGACGTCTCCGACGCCCTCAGTTCGTTGGCGGCCGAAGGCTACGACCTGGCCGTGCGCCACGGCTTCCAGGTGCCGGAAACCCATGTGGCGTGGAAACTGTGCGATACCACGTCGCTGCTGGTGGCCACCCGCGGCTACCTGGACCGCCACGGCGAGCCCCGTGAGCCCGGCGACCTGACTACGCACAATTGCCTGTACTACCCACGCGGCAACGACCAGCCGGCCTGGACGTTCGAACGCCCCCGCCGGGGCCAGAAGGAGCCCGACCGTCAGACGGTGCCCATCGCGGGCAGCTTCGCCACCAACAACAGCGAAGCCTTGCGCGATTCGGCCTTGCACCACCTGGGCATCGCCCTGCTGCCCGACTTCAGCGCCCAGGCGGCGCTGGCCAGCGGGCACCTGGTGCGCGTGCTCAAGGACTGGACGCTGAAGGGGGTATTCGCCGATGAAATCTACCTGATTCGGCCGTACTCCCCCCATGTGCCCAAGGCCGTGACGGCCTTGGTCAACTACCTCAAGCAGCAACTGGGGCGGTCTTTTCAGGCCACTTGATAGCCCGCGGCCGCCATCACCCGCAGCAACTCCCGATGGCCCTTGCGGGCCATTTCCAACGGCGGGTTGAGGTGCGGGTCCTGCTCGGCTTCCACCACGAACCAGCCTTCATAGCCCTTGGCCGCCAGGGCCTTGACCAGCGTCTGGAAGTCGAGGCTGCCGTCACCGGGCACGGTGAAAGCGCCCCGGATCACCGAGTCGAGGAAGCTGTCGCGCGAACGGTCAAGGCCGTCCACCACCGCACGCCGGATGTCCTTGGTGTGCACATGGTTGATGCGGGCATGGTGGTTGTCGATGACCCGCAACAGGTCACCCCCGGCGTAGGCCATGTGGCCGGCGTCGAACAGCAGCGGCACCGACGAATGCTTCATGAACAGGTCCAGTTCCGTTTCGGTCTCTACTACCGCGCCCATGTGGTGGTGATAGCTCAGGGGCATGCCCTGGGCCGCGCACCAGTCAGCGAAGTCCGACACCTTGCGGCCATAGGCAGCCATTTCCGTTTCCGAGATCACCGGCTTGGAACGCAGCGGCGCCGAACGCACACCCTGGATCGAACGGGCGGTTTCGCCGTACACCAGGCACGGGGCCTGGGCGGCCACGAAGAACGCCAGTTGCTGGGAAATGCGGTCTTTCTCGGCCTCCAGGTCACCGTCGAGCAGCAACCCGGAGAACCAGCCACCACACACCGACATACCGTGCCGAGCCAGTACCGGGCCCAGTTCCTTCATGTCCATGGGGAAGCGGCGGCCGGTTTCCATGCCGGTGAACCCGGCGACCGAGGCCTGGCGCAGGCATTCGTCCAGGCTGACGTCGTCGGAGAGCTCCTCCAGGTCGTCGTTCCACCACGCGATGGGGGCAATACCCAGTCGTGCTTTCATCATCACACCCCCAACCGTTGCGCTTCGCGGATTTTTTCCTGCGCGGCACGGGCGGCCCGCACGCTTTCAAAGGTCGAGACCTCGGGCACCCCCACATCCCAGTCGGCGTCGCCCGGCACCCACTTCCAGGCATCGGAGACAATGGAGATCAGCGTCACCCCGTCATTGCCCTGGGCCCACTTCATGGCCTGCTCCAGTTCGGCCAGGTTGTTGGCGTGGCGGGCTTTCGCGCCCATGGCCTCGGCGTGCTTGACGAAATCCACGTGCAGCGGGGCGTGGCGGTTCTGCACACGGCAGTCGGTGAGCAGGTTGTTGAAACCGGGCACACCCTTGGCCTGTTGCAGCCGGTTGATGACGGCGTAGCCACCGTTGTCGCATACCACCACGATCATCTTGTGGCCGGTGAGCGCGGCGGAATAGATGTCGGAGTTCATCATCATGTAGGTGCCGTCACCGAGCATGACGATGGGTGTGCCGCCCGTGGCGCCTGGTCCTTCCTGGGCCATGGCACAGCCCCAGCCGGCGGCGATTTCGTAGCCCATGCACGAGAAGCCGAATTCGCAATCGAAGGTGTGCGGGCTCTTTACCCGCCAGCCCTTGGTTACCTCCCCCGGGGTACCGCCGGCGGCCGAAATCAGGGTATCGCCAGGGGCCGCGACCTTGTTCAACACGCCCACCACCTGGGCATAGGATGGCACGGGCGCATCGCTGACCTGCTGGTGATGGTCCAGCAAGGCGTTCCATTCCACGAACAGTGCCTTGGCCCGCTCCATCAGTGTGGCGTCGGCCTTGAAGCTGCCCAGGGCGGCGTCCAGTTCGGTTACGCTTTCCAGGGCATCGCCCACCACCGACAAGGCACGGTGCTTGATGGCATCGTGGCGCGCGGTATTGAGGGAAATGAACTGGGCGTCAGGGGCAAATGCCGTCCAGGAACCGGTGGTGAAATCCTGCAGGCGCGTGCCGATGGCCAGGATCACGTCGGCTTCCTTGGCCAGGCTGTTGGCCGAGGTAGAGCCGACAATGCCGATGGGGCCGGCATGCACCGGGTGGTCGTGGGTCAGCGCGCCCTTGCCGGCGATGGTTTCCACCACCGGAATGCCGCGCTCGGCAGCGAATTTCGCCAGTTGCTCTTCGGCCCCGGAATAGCGCACGCCGCCGCCGGAAATGATCAACGGCCGCTTGGCGCCCTTGAGCAGCGCCGCAGCGGCAGCGACGGCTTCACGGTCTGGGCGCGGGCGCGGGATCTTCCATACCTTGGGTTCAAAGAACACTTCGGGGTAGTCGAAGGCAACCTGCTGGGTGTCCTGGGCCAGGCCGATGAACACCGGGCCGCAATCGGCAGGGTCGAGCAAGGTGGCCACAGCCTGGGGCAGCGACTGCAGCAGTTGCTCGGGGTGAACGATACGGTCCCAGTAACGCACCACCGCCTTGAACGCATCGTTGGCGGTAATGGATGGGTCGGAAAAATGCTCCACCTGTTGCAGCACCGGGTCAGGCAAGCGGCTGGCGAAGGTGTCGCCGGCCAGCAACAGCACAGGCAAGCGGTTGGCCATGGCCACGCCGGCGGCGGTCACCATGTTCAAGGCACCGGGGCCGATGGAGGTCGCGGCCACCATGACCTGGCGGCGGCGCTTGGCCTTGGCGAAGCCGATGGCGGCCAATGCCATGGACTGCTCGTTCTGGCCGCGCCACGTGGGCAATACGTCCTGGACAGTCTCCAAGGCTTCGGAAAGGCAGGTCACGTTGCCGTGGCCAAAAATACCGAACACACCAGCAAACAGCGGAACACGCTGCCCGTCGATCTCGGTGAACTGATTGCAGAGGTAGCGTACCAGGGCCTGGGCCATGGTCATGCGCACAGTCTCGCGGGTCATTTCATTTCCTCCAGAAGCACTGCCATTGTTGTTTTAGGAATACATATTGACAATATGAGCATCTCGCAATGATTATTGCAAACGTATCTTCACGAGGGAATACCGCGGTTCGATTCTTTTCCATGACAGCCACGCCGCCACAGGAGTCCCCGCCCCGGGACGCACCACGAAACCAACGAAGCCGAATAAAACCATGTACGAACAATACGGACTTTTCATCAGTGGGCGCTGGACCTCCAGCTCCAGAACCGCCGACGTCATTTCCCCGGTGACCGAGCAGCCGCTGGGCCAGGTGCCCCTGGCCAGCCGCGAAGACACCTTGGCCGCCCTGGACGCTGCCCATAATGCGTTGCCCGCGCTGCGAGCCATGGGCGGCTACGCCCGTGCCGAGGCTCTGCACAAGGTAGCGGACGAAATGGTGCGGCGCAGCGACGAGGCGGCGCGCATGATCTGCGCGGAAACAGGCAAGCCCATCGCCCAGGCTGGCCGTGAGTGGGTACTGGCCTACGAACAGTTCCGCTGGTGCGCCGAGGAAGCGCGGCGCATTTATGGCCGCATCATCGACAGCCGCGTGCCGGGCGGGCGCTTTGAGGTCACCCGCGAAGCGGTGGGCGTCGTCGGCGCCTTTTCCGCCTGGAACTTCCCCGCTGCCCTGCCCGCGCGCAAGTTGGCGCCAGCGCTGGCCGCGGGGTGCGCGGTGGTCCTGCGCCCGTCCTCGCAAACCCCGGGGGTGGCCATGATCATGGTCGACTGCCTGCGCGCCGGGCAGTTGCCGGAAGGTGCGGTGAACCTGGTCACCGGTTCAACCGCCGACACCTACGCGCCCATCATGGCAGACCCCCGCGTGCGCAAGGTCTCGCTGACCGGCTCCACCCGCATCGGCCAGCAGATGATCCGCGACGCCGCCGCCACCGTGAAGAAAGTCTCCATGGAACTGGGTGGCAACGCGCCCCTGATCATTTACCCGGACGCCGACCTTGAGAACGCCCTGGACCTGACCGTGGCGACCAAGTTCGCCAACTGTGGCCAGGTGTGCGTCACCCCTGACCGTATTTTCGTGCACGACAGCCTTTATGACGCGTTCGTCGAAGGCTTTGTCAGCCGCACCCGCAAGATCAAACTGGGCGACGGCTTCGAGGCGGACACCGGCATGGGGCCGCTGATCAATGCAAGCCGCCTGGATGAGGTGCAGTCGGTGGTCGCGGCCGCCGTGCAGGCTGGCGCGAGAATCGCCTTGGGTGGCCAGCGCCCGGCCCACCTTGAACGTGGGTATTTCTTCGAACCCACGGTGCTGGTGGATGTGCGCGACGACATGCAGGTGTTCGCCGAGGAAAACTTCGGCCCCATTGCCGCCATTACCCGCTTTACCACCGAAGACGAGGTGCTGGCCCGCGCCAATGCTTCGA
It encodes the following:
- a CDS encoding ester cyclase: MHPTDLASAYRHYIACLNQQDWPHLGRFVAPQVRHNGKPLGLAGYQAMLEGNYRDIPDLRFHIEQLACDPPWVASRLIFRCTPAGSFLGLPVNGKHVVFSENVFYRFDDGRIVEVWSVVDRAAIEQQL
- a CDS encoding NAD-dependent succinate-semialdehyde dehydrogenase; amino-acid sequence: MYEQYGLFISGRWTSSSRTADVISPVTEQPLGQVPLASREDTLAALDAAHNALPALRAMGGYARAEALHKVADEMVRRSDEAARMICAETGKPIAQAGREWVLAYEQFRWCAEEARRIYGRIIDSRVPGGRFEVTREAVGVVGAFSAWNFPAALPARKLAPALAAGCAVVLRPSSQTPGVAMIMVDCLRAGQLPEGAVNLVTGSTADTYAPIMADPRVRKVSLTGSTRIGQQMIRDAAATVKKVSMELGGNAPLIIYPDADLENALDLTVATKFANCGQVCVTPDRIFVHDSLYDAFVEGFVSRTRKIKLGDGFEADTGMGPLINASRLDEVQSVVAAAVQAGARIALGGQRPAHLERGYFFEPTVLVDVRDDMQVFAEENFGPIAAITRFTTEDEVLARANASTMGLSAYAFTRSPDVARRTVAALKAGMVGINSFAMAAAEAPFGGTHYSGMGREGGTEGINDYLDTKLAQLVF
- a CDS encoding CoA-acylating methylmalonate-semialdehyde dehydrogenase encodes the protein MTTTIEHYINDQRVSRDDRYQDVFNPATGQVTGRVALASQQTVAEAVAAAKVAFSGWSDTPPIRRARVLFEYLHLLRERKDELARIITAEHGKVFTDAQGEVDRGIDILEFACGIPHLLKGEHTDQVSRGMDNWTLRQPLGVVAGITPFNFPVMVPMWMYPLAIAAGNTFILKPSPTDPSASLFMAELLREAGLPAGVFNVVQGDKVAVDALLEHPDVKAISFVGSTPIAQHIYETGARHGKRVQGLGGAKNHMVVMPDADIERTVDALIGAAYGSAGERCMAISVAVLVGDVADKIVPALVRRASELRITDGRDLKAEMGPIVSRAALQRINGYIAQGVEAGAQLLLDGRDYTPAEADLRDGFWLGATLFDHVTADMSIYREEIFGPVLACVRVSDFTEALTLVNEHEFGNGVSCFTRDGNVAREFSRRIEVGMVGINVPIPVPMAWHGFGGWKKSLFGDMHAYGTEGVRFYTKQKSIMQRWSESIEKGAEFSMPVSR
- a CDS encoding LysR family transcriptional regulator encodes the protein MEKSEIEGLWSHIHWLSVLEEQGTYTAAAIRLGVSKSAVSQRISDLEKATGTRLVTRTTRSVRLTDAGQSLTREVRSAYEHIARSFSSVRDSAGEIRGLVRLTAPVAFARQHLVPHLSEFLQVYPAVRVQLDVSDALSSLAAEGYDLAVRHGFQVPETHVAWKLCDTTSLLVATRGYLDRHGEPREPGDLTTHNCLYYPRGNDQPAWTFERPRRGQKEPDRQTVPIAGSFATNNSEALRDSALHHLGIALLPDFSAQAALASGHLVRVLKDWTLKGVFADEIYLIRPYSPHVPKAVTALVNYLKQQLGRSFQAT
- a CDS encoding TonB-dependent receptor; translation: MALQRNRKKARRSPARPFHASMLACGALAALPAAHAFAGTAQDSTLTLGTVTVNSAPGGPLSTTSVLSSVDILGGDVVEKMPVTYSWELFSRLPGVELTEFNQGTTSGKLSFRGFNGEGEVNAVKLLIDGIPSNSNDGNMPFMDMVFPLDIDTIEVVRGTSDPRYGLNNIAGNVNINTRIGGDYTKARVRYGSYGTRETQLAKGIESANWTQNYFLAYQKSDGYRDHADQDRVSVAGKWFYTPDDQAYRIGLILRHYEGQADEPGYLTGANAHSHPTMTNSYNDTDQGTRRMNSASVHFDTDLADDLSLAAKTYLNTFDDRRWTRYWSASTQQERDAYETQYGAMSTLTWRPQVDWLHALALEGGLDTQRQQNISERYSTVERVRTAQTRDQHFDFNTVGGYVQAVIEPTDTLKVIPAYRVDKLSGDFTNHMTGVHYDMNDYGLIKQPKLSVVYSPWSVASLYANWGRTFQVGTGSSSYKIPPQTDDLAPSINDGWETGVKFTPASWIDGRLAYWQQKASGEVSRRLNDPTGASDNVGQTRRWGYDLQVNLHAGARTEAWLAYSWQYSKILKAGATYPDSEGNEIDHIPHHVYNAGASYQLTPTVQLTGWMNGQSDYYLEKNNVEGKYGAYVLFNLGATWKVSEHVSLDLQLKNLANRYYEYVWYDADGALAPLHSPGDGRALYTGISLDF
- the iolD gene encoding 3D-(3,5/4)-trihydroxycyclohexane-1,2-dione acylhydrolase (decyclizing); the encoded protein is MTRETVRMTMAQALVRYLCNQFTEIDGQRVPLFAGVFGIFGHGNVTCLSEALETVQDVLPTWRGQNEQSMALAAIGFAKAKRRRQVMVAATSIGPGALNMVTAAGVAMANRLPVLLLAGDTFASRLPDPVLQQVEHFSDPSITANDAFKAVVRYWDRIVHPEQLLQSLPQAVATLLDPADCGPVFIGLAQDTQQVAFDYPEVFFEPKVWKIPRPRPDREAVAAAAALLKGAKRPLIISGGGVRYSGAEEQLAKFAAERGIPVVETIAGKGALTHDHPVHAGPIGIVGSTSANSLAKEADVILAIGTRLQDFTTGSWTAFAPDAQFISLNTARHDAIKHRALSVVGDALESVTELDAALGSFKADATLMERAKALFVEWNALLDHHQQVSDAPVPSYAQVVGVLNKVAAPGDTLISAAGGTPGEVTKGWRVKSPHTFDCEFGFSCMGYEIAAGWGCAMAQEGPGATGGTPIVMLGDGTYMMMNSDIYSAALTGHKMIVVVCDNGGYAVINRLQQAKGVPGFNNLLTDCRVQNRHAPLHVDFVKHAEAMGAKARHANNLAELEQAMKWAQGNDGVTLISIVSDAWKWVPGDADWDVGVPEVSTFESVRAARAAQEKIREAQRLGV
- the iolE gene encoding myo-inosose-2 dehydratase, whose product is MMKARLGIAPIAWWNDDLEELSDDVSLDECLRQASVAGFTGMETGRRFPMDMKELGPVLARHGMSVCGGWFSGLLLDGDLEAEKDRISQQLAFFVAAQAPCLVYGETARSIQGVRSAPLRSKPVISETEMAAYGRKVSDFADWCAAQGMPLSYHHHMGAVVETETELDLFMKHSSVPLLFDAGHMAYAGGDLLRVIDNHHARINHVHTKDIRRAVVDGLDRSRDSFLDSVIRGAFTVPGDGSLDFQTLVKALAAKGYEGWFVVEAEQDPHLNPPLEMARKGHRELLRVMAAAGYQVA
- a CDS encoding DUF2946 domain-containing protein, yielding MLSRRHLSHWLACMAVLVNLLAMPLHARQMQLMEGMPTAMMGDNCAMHGMPAMHDEGRRLIDVLDPHPHKMQHGDCCCCGASGMAGPPPSHWRAPPPHYLAQAPLTHPTVPALAPRFRWTSLNPRASPLS